Proteins encoded within one genomic window of Rhodobacteraceae bacterium LMO-JJ12:
- a CDS encoding heme lyase CcmF/NrfE family subunit has product MIPEIGQFALALALSIAVVQGVVPMLGAARGNILWMQSARTSSVAQLIFIGIAFAALMRSFVVSDFTVANVVENSNSLKPMLFKIAGTWGSHEGSLLLWVLILAAFGAAVALFGSNIPDALKARTLSVQAWISTGFLSFLLLTSNPFERVFPPPLDGNDLNPLLQDVGLALHPPLLYFGYVGFSIVFSFAVAALIEGRVDAAWARWVRPWTLAAWMSLTAGIVLGSWWAYYELGWGGWWFWDPVENVSFMPWLLGTALLHSAIVTEKRDAFKSWTILLAILTFSLSLLGTFIVRSGLLTSVHAFAVDPERGLYILGLLSLSIGGSLGLFAWRAPVMEGGGLFSPISREAGLLINNLLLATATGTVLFGTLYPLFMEAVADEKISVGPPFFNATFIPIMLPLVLLMAIGPFLSWKRADFKGVFQRLRFVALLAGLVGLAVWYLTEGGPVLAYLSIVIAAWLLFATLSEWAGRIRLFDIPFPDSIRRARNLPRASYGMTLAHAGLAVVMFGFIGSSAWKSEEIVFVKPGDKIMIAGFDVRFDGVEQLRGPNYVADRGTLVVSRNGNPVTTLYPERRSYPVAQSSTTESAIRSTLAGDLYASLAEPASEEAADHGAWTLRILYEPLVNFIWIGSALLVLGGGLSLSDRRLRVGAPRRVPRAAVQTTPAE; this is encoded by the coding sequence ATGATACCGGAAATAGGACAATTTGCACTCGCGCTCGCTCTGTCCATCGCTGTGGTTCAGGGTGTCGTGCCCATGTTGGGCGCTGCGCGTGGTAACATCCTGTGGATGCAGTCTGCGCGGACTTCCTCGGTCGCGCAGTTGATCTTCATCGGCATCGCATTCGCGGCCCTCATGCGGTCCTTTGTAGTCAGCGATTTCACCGTGGCCAACGTGGTCGAAAATTCGAATTCGCTGAAGCCGATGTTGTTCAAAATCGCAGGCACCTGGGGCAGCCACGAAGGCTCCTTGCTGCTTTGGGTGCTGATCCTCGCGGCCTTTGGCGCAGCTGTGGCGCTTTTCGGATCGAACATTCCGGATGCGCTCAAGGCCCGAACACTGTCGGTTCAGGCATGGATCAGCACTGGGTTCCTGTCGTTCCTGTTGCTCACCTCCAACCCATTTGAGCGTGTCTTTCCGCCGCCCCTTGACGGTAACGACCTCAACCCGCTCTTGCAGGATGTCGGACTGGCATTGCATCCGCCGCTGCTCTATTTCGGCTATGTCGGTTTTTCTATCGTCTTTTCCTTCGCGGTTGCAGCGCTGATCGAAGGCCGCGTCGATGCCGCTTGGGCCCGCTGGGTCCGGCCCTGGACATTGGCCGCTTGGATGAGTCTGACAGCAGGGATCGTCCTTGGATCATGGTGGGCCTATTACGAACTCGGCTGGGGCGGCTGGTGGTTTTGGGATCCGGTCGAGAATGTGAGCTTCATGCCCTGGCTTTTGGGCACCGCGCTACTGCATTCAGCCATCGTTACGGAAAAGCGCGATGCGTTCAAAAGCTGGACGATTCTGCTGGCAATCCTGACTTTCTCTCTGTCTTTGCTGGGGACGTTCATTGTCCGGTCGGGACTTTTGACATCGGTCCACGCTTTTGCCGTCGATCCCGAACGGGGGCTCTACATTCTTGGTCTGCTAAGCCTCTCCATTGGAGGGTCACTGGGCCTTTTTGCCTGGCGGGCTCCGGTGATGGAGGGTGGTGGCCTTTTCAGCCCGATCAGCCGCGAGGCGGGGTTGCTCATCAACAACTTGTTGCTGGCCACCGCTACGGGCACTGTCCTTTTCGGAACGCTTTATCCCCTATTCATGGAGGCTGTTGCCGATGAAAAGATCTCGGTCGGCCCGCCGTTTTTCAATGCGACATTCATCCCGATCATGTTGCCGCTTGTACTGCTTATGGCCATCGGTCCGTTCCTGTCATGGAAACGTGCCGATTTTAAGGGCGTTTTCCAGCGGCTGCGGTTTGTTGCGTTGCTGGCGGGGTTGGTCGGGCTGGCGGTCTGGTATCTGACCGAAGGAGGCCCGGTTCTCGCGTATCTCTCTATCGTTATTGCCGCATGGCTTTTGTTCGCAACACTTAGCGAATGGGCAGGCCGGATCAGACTTTTCGACATTCCCTTCCCGGATTCCATACGTCGGGCGCGCAACCTACCGCGCGCGTCATACGGCATGACACTTGCGCATGCAGGTCTCGCTGTTGTGATGTTCGGATTTATTGGATCAAGTGCATGGAAATCCGAAGAAATTGTTTTTGTGAAACCCGGAGACAAGATTATGATTGCCGGGTTCGATGTGCGATTTGACGGTGTCGAGCAGCTGCGCGGCCCTAACTATGTTGCAGATCGTGGAACGCTCGTTGTAAGCCGCAATGGCAACCCGGTCACCACATTGTATCCAGAGCGTAGGTCGTATCCGGTTGCACAGAGCAGCACGACGGAATCAGCTATCCGTTCGACCCTCGCAGGCGATCTCTACGCATCCCTCGCCGAACCGGCGTCCGAGGAGGCCGCCGATCATGGGGCGTGGACATTGCGCATTCTATACGAGCCACTGGTTAACTTTATCTGGATCGGTTCGGCCTTACTGGTGCTGGGCGGCGGCCTGTCGCTTTCCGACCGCAGGCTGCGTGTCGGGGCGCCCCGTCGTGTCCCCCGCGCTGCGGTTCAAACGACACCAGCGGAGTAA